The Acutalibacter muris genomic sequence CGCACCTTCGGAGTTTTTGTGATATATACAGATAACGTCCCCGAAAGGAGAAAATGCTATGGCTAATACAAAAAATTCCCGATCCAACAAGACCGCCCATGTGCTGAACCTGCTCACCGAGCCCGGCGAGGCCTCGAAGGAGCCCGCGCGCACCCCTGCGGCCGCCCCTGCCCCTGCCCCCACCCCGGATAACTCCGAGGAGGTGGCAAGCGCCATCCGCGACGCCCTTGAGGAGGACCTGCTGTCCGAGCTCTCTGAGGAGACCCCCGTCCCGGCGGAGCCCCCCCTGGCGGCAGAGTCGCCCGAGCCTGAACCCGCCCCGGCAGAAGAAGAGCCGGTACCGGAGCCAGAGCCGGAGCCCCTTCCAGAGCCCGAACCCGAGCCCGAGCCGGAGCCTGTAAAGGCGGCGGAACCCCAGCCCCAGGAGCCCCCCCAGAAGGCAAATCCCATGGAGGACATCACCTATATCAATGTGCTGCAGGCCCTGGTAGAGGACAAGGTGGACAAGTATATGAAGCAGTTCAAGATGTGCGCCTGCCGCCGCTGCCGCACCGACGTGGTGGCCCTGGCCCTGACCACCCTGCCCGCAAAGTACATTGTGGTGCCCGAGCACGAGAGCGTGCCCATGCTCTCCATCTATGAGAGCCGCTATGGCGCGGCGGTAACCGCCCAGCTTATCGCCGCCTGCCAGAAGGTGTCGGCAAACCCCAGGCACTCCGGCGAAAGCGACGGGCGGCTGCGCCTGGGCGCGCCGCGCCGGGAGGACTGACCCGCCGGGCGGCAAAGAATAAGTGATAACGAAGAACGCGGAGCGAAAGCTCCGCGCTTTTTATTCGCTTTCCCCGGGCTTCTCCCTCAGCATTGAGAACGCCGCGATAAGCTCCTGGGGCATACTCTTTTCGTCCGCGGCCTCCCGGTTCTCGCGCATGGCGTTGGCCAGCTCCGCACGCAGCACGGCCACCTCCTTGGGCGCGTCAATGGCCAGCTGCACCTCTTTATCCTTTGTGGCGATAACGGTCACCTTGACCCCCTCTCCGATGAGGAAGGACTCCCCCGCCCTTCTGCGCAGGATCAGCATGACGACCCCTCCCCCGCCTGGAACTCGGACAGAAGGTGCTTCATTCCATACTCATCAGTATCAAGGATCACCTGAGCCCCGGTCTGGGTCTCGTCGTTGATGGCCACCGGGCATTTCATATTCACCGTGCTGGTGGAGACCGGGTTTTTCACCACGCAGAGCACATAGTAGCACAGCTCCCGGCTGTCCTTCACGCCCAGCCCCTCCAGCTCCTCGGGCTGCAGCACTGGCGCGTACTCCAAATGCAGGGCAAAAGGATTCATCACCACGAAAGCCAGCTGGGGGGTCGCAACGCTCTGCAGGCAGAGGAGTGTTCCGTCGCTGCCGGAAAAGGGCAGGAGCACAAACTCCTTCTCCTCCTCAAAGGCAAAGATCCCCTCCGGAAAACGGATAACGTCCTCCTCCCCGTAATCTATCTCGCCAAAATACTTTGTCGAAAGCTTCAAGCTATCCCTCCTATATCAGGCGCGCACATCCACCGGCTCATAATTGGGGTCGGCCGAGGGCGGGACATACAGCGCGCCGCCTACGTACTTGATGATGACCTCGGGCCGCTGGGTCACGGAGAACTCGATGTCCCCGGGCACGAACTCAAAGCCTTGGCCGCCGGTCTTCCAGTCAAAGTTCAGCTTATCCATCTCATAGCGTATCTGCATCTGCCCGGGCTCCCAGTCCAGGTCTATGCCCCCCTCGGGCAAAAAGCCCAGCCCGAACTCGTCCAGGCTGCGGCCCAGATGGGCGTCCTGGGTCTCCTGGGCAAAGTGGGTGATAAGCTCCTGGCCAAGCTTCGCGTCCATCACCAGCTGGCCCCGCTTGGCGTAGGTGGCCGTGGCCTGATAGGCCGCCTGCTTGCCCGCCTGGGCCGCCTGCTTCACGCTCTGGGCGGTGGTGGGGCGGATGGAGCTCTGGGCCTGGAAGGAGTCCACGTTCAGCTTTATAGGCCTGCTCTTAATATTCAGGCCCCCCTTGTCACGGGATATCTCCACTTCGGCGGTGCCCCTGGAGTATACCAGATGGGCATTGGTGGTCTTCATCTCGATTTCGATAGGTACGGTAGTGATCTCAATCAACGGTCCCACAATAATCCTCCTCCTTCAGTAATATGGCTAAAAGGAATCGCTTAATTCATATAGTCTATCAGCGACTGCGACAGGATATTGGTGCCTATGCGCAGCGCGGCGTTATAGGAATACTGTGCCCACATCAGCGCGGTTATGGCTTCGGCGGGGTCTATATCCTCGATACTGACTATCTGCTCGTTCATGGAATCATCCAGGGACTCCAGCCGCTCCTGGTTAGTGTTCACGAAGGTGGCCCGGGTGTCAAGCTCCACATAGTTGGCGTGTATCTCATTGAGGGTATTTTTAAGGCCCGTCTCCAGCGCCTCGGCCATCTGCTGGCCGGTAAATTGATTACCGTTGCCATCGGTATAGGTCTTGTTCGGGTCATAAGCCCCGGTGTTCGGGTCGCAGTCGCAGAATATCTGGCCCATCTGGTTCAAAAGCGAGATTATATTGTTGGGTACACTGACAGTCTTGCCGTCGTTCAGCTCAACCTCCTGATAGCCGTACCCGGCATACTCCGCGCCGTTCAGCGCCGTGTCAAAGCCGCTGGCCTCAATGAACTTGCCGTCATTGGGGTCCTCCTGCATACCCATGCCCAGGTCCACAAAGGTTTTCTCGTTCTCAATGGAGTTTTCAAACCAAGCATCATCTGCGCCTCCAGCCTTACAGTCCACCGGGTGGCCCCGGTAAAGGACCTCGCCGTTTTGTCCCCAGCTAAAGGGCACCGTCGCGCCGTCCGCGCCGGAGAAGATAAAGTTTTCACCGTACTGGGCGTTCATGGTCTGCATCACGGACTCCGCCGCGCCCTTCATAACTTCGCCCAGGGCGTTGCGGCCGGGGGCGTTGGCGGCGTTGAACCCGATCAGGGCCGAATAATCGCCCAGCTTCACGCCGATGTCCTGATAGGTGTCCTCAAGGCAGTCCCAGGCCTGCTGGAACTTGTGCCGCACCTGCTTGGAGTTCGCTATCTGGTTCTCCACGTTCCAGCGGTTGCGCCGCAGCTGGAAGGCCTGGGCGGCCTTGGTGGGGCTCTCGGCATAGGAGTTGAAGTTGCGCTCGGTGGTGACCTTTTCGCTGACCTTCGCCAGGTTATTATAGGACTTCATAAGGTTGGTCTTATACTTGGTCATCATACCGTTTGTGGTTATGCGTTGTACCATATGCTGTCACTTCTTTCTTTATCTAAAATTTATCTGATCTATCTCCATCAGCGCCCGGCTATCCCGGTGCCGTTAATAAGCTTATCCAGTATCTCGTCAAGGGTCGTCAGCAGACGGCAGGAGGCGGAATAGGACTTCTGGAACTGCATCATGCTGATGGCCTCGTCGTTAAGGTCCACGCCGGAAACGGACATCCGACCAAGGTCCAGCTCCTCGGCGGAGGAGTAGTAATTGTCCAGCAC encodes the following:
- a CDS encoding late competence development ComFB family protein: MANTKNSRSNKTAHVLNLLTEPGEASKEPARTPAAAPAPAPTPDNSEEVASAIRDALEEDLLSELSEETPVPAEPPLAAESPEPEPAPAEEEPVPEPEPEPLPEPEPEPEPEPVKAAEPQPQEPPQKANPMEDITYINVLQALVEDKVDKYMKQFKMCACRRCRTDVVALALTTLPAKYIVVPEHESVPMLSIYESRYGAAVTAQLIAACQKVSANPRHSGESDGRLRLGAPRRED
- a CDS encoding carbon storage regulator encodes the protein MLILRRRAGESFLIGEGVKVTVIATKDKEVQLAIDAPKEVAVLRAELANAMRENREAADEKSMPQELIAAFSMLREKPGESE
- a CDS encoding DUF6470 family protein, whose protein sequence is MGPLIEITTVPIEIEMKTTNAHLVYSRGTAEVEISRDKGGLNIKSRPIKLNVDSFQAQSSIRPTTAQSVKQAAQAGKQAAYQATATYAKRGQLVMDAKLGQELITHFAQETQDAHLGRSLDEFGLGFLPEGGIDLDWEPGQMQIRYEMDKLNFDWKTGGQGFEFVPGDIEFSVTQRPEVIIKYVGGALYVPPSADPNYEPVDVRA
- the fliW gene encoding flagellar assembly protein FliW, whose product is MKLSTKYFGEIDYGEEDVIRFPEGIFAFEEEKEFVLLPFSGSDGTLLCLQSVATPQLAFVVMNPFALHLEYAPVLQPEELEGLGVKDSRELCYYVLCVVKNPVSTSTVNMKCPVAINDETQTGAQVILDTDEYGMKHLLSEFQAGEGSSC